From a single Desulforegula conservatrix Mb1Pa genomic region:
- the ilvB gene encoding biosynthetic-type acetolactate synthase large subunit, with protein sequence MEMTGAQIVMKSLKDEGVDVIFGYPGGAVIDFYDELTRTDIKHILVRHEQGAVHAADGFARVTGDVGVCMVTSGPGATNAVTGIATAYMDSIPMVIITGQVPTSLIGNDAFQEVDIVGITRPCTKHNYLVKDVKKLAYIIKEAFHIARTGRPGPVLIDIPKDITNSRTEYEQPGEVSLRSYNPNYKPNMKQISKIASLIKNAKKPLIFSGGGIILSDCSKELTELARKTNIPVTSSLMGLGGFPGTDDLWLGMLGMHGTYCANMAISECDLMLALGVRFDDRVTGKVDAFAKNATIVHVDIDPTSIHKNVPVQVPIVGDCKITLSVLNELLDQEKPEIIKPERKEWLGQVSEWKTGTPLAYSQSDVIKPQYVVEKLYELTKGEAIITTEVGQNQMWAAQFYKFATPNQWVTSGGLGTMGFGFPAAIGAQMAFPDKIVVDVAGDGSIQMNIQEMATAVQYGLPVKIVILNNRFLGMVRQWQELFYKRNYSSTNMEHAPDFVKLAEAYGAAGFRATKPSEVEEVLKKGLATPGPVIMDFVVEREECVYPMVPAGAPITNMLLV encoded by the coding sequence ATGGAAATGACAGGAGCACAAATCGTGATGAAATCCCTCAAAGACGAGGGTGTTGACGTAATTTTCGGTTATCCTGGAGGCGCGGTAATAGATTTTTATGACGAGCTGACAAGGACTGATATAAAACATATTCTTGTGCGTCACGAACAGGGGGCTGTTCACGCAGCCGACGGTTTTGCAAGGGTTACCGGCGATGTCGGCGTGTGCATGGTTACATCAGGCCCTGGCGCCACAAATGCTGTAACCGGAATTGCAACCGCTTATATGGATTCCATTCCAATGGTTATCATCACAGGCCAGGTTCCGACCAGCCTTATTGGTAATGATGCTTTCCAGGAAGTTGATATCGTTGGTATTACGAGGCCATGCACCAAGCATAACTATCTTGTGAAAGATGTAAAAAAGCTGGCTTATATAATAAAGGAAGCCTTTCATATAGCAAGAACAGGAAGGCCTGGGCCGGTTCTTATTGATATCCCCAAGGATATCACAAATTCAAGAACTGAATATGAGCAGCCCGGAGAGGTCAGTCTCAGATCTTATAATCCGAATTACAAACCGAATATGAAGCAGATCTCAAAGATCGCAAGTCTGATCAAGAATGCCAAAAAGCCTCTCATATTCAGCGGCGGCGGAATTATTCTCTCTGACTGCTCCAAGGAACTTACCGAACTGGCCAGAAAGACGAATATTCCGGTAACTTCTTCTCTTATGGGCCTTGGCGGCTTTCCGGGGACAGACGATCTCTGGCTTGGAATGCTCGGAATGCATGGGACATATTGCGCTAACATGGCAATTTCTGAATGCGATCTCATGCTTGCCCTAGGCGTAAGATTTGATGACAGGGTTACAGGCAAAGTAGACGCTTTTGCAAAAAATGCGACCATAGTTCATGTTGACATTGATCCTACTTCGATACATAAAAACGTTCCTGTTCAGGTTCCAATTGTAGGTGATTGCAAAATTACTCTTTCTGTTTTAAATGAGCTTCTTGATCAGGAAAAACCGGAAATCATAAAGCCCGAACGAAAGGAATGGCTCGGTCAGGTCAGCGAATGGAAGACAGGGACCCCCCTTGCTTATAGTCAGAGTGATGTTATCAAGCCTCAGTACGTCGTTGAAAAGTTATATGAGCTCACTAAGGGCGAGGCAATAATAACGACAGAAGTTGGCCAGAACCAGATGTGGGCGGCCCAGTTTTATAAGTTTGCAACGCCCAATCAGTGGGTAACATCTGGCGGACTAGGCACCATGGGATTTGGCTTCCCCGCCGCAATAGGAGCGCAGATGGCGTTCCCGGACAAGATAGTTGTAGATGTTGCAGGTGACGGAAGCATTCAGATGAATATTCAGGAAATGGCAACAGCAGTCCAGTACGGCCTTCCTGTTAAGATAGTTATTTTGAATAACCGTTTCCTCGGAATGGTTAGACAGTGGCAGGAACTTTTTTACAAGCGTAATTACTCCAGCACAAACATGGAACATGCGCCTGATTTTGTGAAGCTTGCAGAAGCGTATGGAGCAGCAGGATTCAGGGCTACAAAGCCTTCTGAGGTAGAAGAAGTTCTTAAAAAGGGCCTTGCAACTCCTGGGCCTGTTATCATGGATTTTGTGGTTGAGCGTGAGGAGTGTGTTTATCCCATGGTTCCTGCAGGAGCGCCAATTACCAATATGCTGCTTGTATAG
- a CDS encoding DUF3426 domain-containing protein, with product MIITCDNCSAKFKMDDSKVKPSGTKVRCSKCKSVFVAYPQAAITPEPFPEPVVQKPGKPTLSQENDFDLKMEKDEDLDLTLGYDIGEKVKSAPEEDDFDIDIDNLDLDLDMGSDKEVDAVSVDDSDDIDIDADMDFDLTEPEGSPAGKSRKESLETDLDLDLDMDFDLEGETVSTNSAPPPVDDMEISLDLDLGIDLGEETKTAPAQAASKIPDEIDLDLDLGIESASVQPAQPEKKLEESFDLDLELDLGMDSVETKAKPVSDDFELDFDLELGESPATSKVENKKQDFTEDNLEFDLDLGLDESPVSAKTSTPGDEIELDLDLGLDETIEPAKTSASTDEIELDLDLGLDDGDSIRPDLAKVNEEDLSLDLVLDLDQLESKPEAEDIELEFDIQSEEPLTLDKGGDDLDFSLDLDLELDETSKKDGVKTKTEEFEFDLDLDDDFSKPAPSKREPVKAEEKEIAATIFADDLNDTGNATIAMPEDADMSPEPAVSSYVPQKPLADKNQPKFKPQKESSKAPILALLLIIIVLAGGYYAVFMKGIGRDTLSTLPYVGKYLGGKAELNSEDPAGILKINFVDYRERFIQNQKEGNLFIIEGKVVNNYNMPRSNISITGKIFTTKKEMAQQKTIFAGNLISNADLAVIDMTEIDKRLSNQTGINGMNTNIPSGKEVPFMIVFSKLPDNLENYSVEVIKSF from the coding sequence ATGATAATAACCTGTGATAATTGCTCAGCAAAATTCAAAATGGATGACAGCAAGGTAAAGCCTTCGGGCACCAAGGTAAGGTGCTCCAAATGCAAAAGCGTATTTGTGGCGTATCCCCAGGCTGCCATAACGCCGGAACCTTTTCCTGAACCTGTAGTACAGAAACCGGGCAAACCAACATTATCCCAGGAAAATGATTTTGATCTTAAAATGGAAAAAGATGAAGATCTTGATCTGACACTTGGATATGACATCGGCGAAAAAGTAAAATCCGCCCCTGAAGAAGATGATTTTGACATAGATATTGATAATCTTGATCTTGACCTTGATATGGGCTCGGACAAAGAGGTTGACGCAGTCTCTGTGGATGATTCGGATGACATAGATATTGACGCAGACATGGATTTCGACCTTACAGAGCCTGAAGGATCGCCTGCTGGCAAAAGCAGGAAAGAAAGTCTTGAGACGGATCTCGACCTCGATCTTGATATGGATTTTGATCTTGAAGGAGAAACAGTATCAACAAATTCTGCTCCGCCTCCTGTTGATGACATGGAAATCAGCCTTGATCTGGATCTGGGCATAGACCTCGGAGAAGAAACAAAAACAGCTCCAGCTCAGGCAGCCAGTAAAATCCCTGATGAAATTGATCTTGACCTTGATCTTGGCATTGAAAGCGCTTCGGTTCAACCTGCTCAGCCAGAAAAGAAACTGGAAGAAAGCTTTGATCTCGACCTCGAACTTGACCTTGGAATGGATAGTGTAGAAACAAAAGCAAAGCCCGTATCTGATGATTTTGAACTTGATTTTGACCTTGAGTTAGGAGAATCACCTGCCACATCAAAAGTTGAGAACAAGAAACAGGATTTCACAGAAGACAACCTGGAGTTTGATCTTGATCTTGGGCTTGATGAATCGCCTGTATCTGCAAAAACTTCAACTCCGGGAGATGAAATAGAGCTTGATCTGGATCTGGGGCTTGATGAAACAATTGAACCTGCAAAAACCTCGGCATCTACAGACGAAATAGAACTCGATCTGGATCTTGGGCTTGATGATGGTGACTCCATAAGACCGGATCTCGCAAAAGTCAACGAAGAAGACCTAAGTCTGGATCTTGTCCTTGATCTTGACCAGCTTGAATCAAAACCAGAAGCAGAAGACATAGAGCTTGAGTTTGATATCCAGAGCGAAGAGCCATTAACTCTTGATAAGGGAGGAGATGACCTTGATTTCTCGCTCGACCTTGATCTTGAACTTGACGAAACGTCCAAAAAAGACGGCGTTAAAACAAAGACCGAAGAGTTCGAATTTGATCTTGATCTGGACGATGATTTTTCAAAACCGGCCCCATCAAAAAGAGAACCTGTCAAGGCAGAAGAAAAAGAAATCGCTGCAACCATTTTTGCAGATGATTTAAATGACACAGGCAATGCCACAATAGCCATGCCTGAAGATGCTGACATGAGTCCTGAGCCTGCGGTGTCAAGCTATGTTCCCCAGAAACCTTTGGCTGATAAAAACCAGCCCAAGTTCAAGCCCCAGAAAGAATCAAGCAAGGCGCCGATTCTGGCTTTACTGCTTATCATAATCGTACTTGCAGGTGGCTATTATGCTGTATTCATGAAAGGCATCGGCAGAGATACTCTATCCACCCTGCCCTATGTAGGAAAATACCTGGGAGGAAAAGCAGAACTTAACTCAGAAGACCCTGCCGGAATCCTCAAGATAAATTTTGTCGATTACAGAGAGAGATTCATCCAGAATCAAAAAGAGGGAAATCTCTTTATAATAGAAGGCAAAGTAGTCAATAATTACAATATGCCGAGAAGCAACATAAGCATAACCGGCAAGATTTTCACAACCAAGAAGGAAATGGCCCAGCAGAAAACCATATTTGCCGGCAATTTGATTTCAAATGCTGATCTTGCGGTCATTGATATGACTGAAATAGACAAGAGGCTTTCAAATCAGACCGGTATTAATGGTATGAATACCAATATACCTTCCGGCAAAGAAGTTCCTTTCATGATTGTATTTTCAAAACTGCCGGATAACCTTGAAAATTACAGCGTTGAGGTGATCAAGTCTTTTTAA
- the pepF gene encoding oligoendopeptidase F: MSALKIPERTEIKHEDRWDLSPLFSSDDEWSKFFTEIENGINEYEAFKGKLGASFEIFKKALDFHMDISRKVDKVFTYAHLRHDEEKSAPNYAGFFQKAMNVATRAAQAGSFMEPEIQEIPDEDINNWMTDPSIKNYSFHIEKIIRWKPHTLDAKTEELLAMSGEMASSAREIFGQLDAVDMKFGTIKDGQGRERELSHGNFVTFMQDPDREIRKKAFLQYYDAYINHKHTIAASLSGSVKKDWFYARVRKHESCLKSALFSNNIPETVYDNLLDAVKKGVPALVKYLDIRRKALGLENLHMYDLYIPLVPEVEFNMPYDEAVKTCIQALAPLGEEYTSVLEKGLTKGWVDRYENKGKQTGAYSSGCFDSPPYILMNYEPGNINSLYTLIHEAGHSMHTWLANKTQPYSNHGYSIFVAEVASTFNETLLSAYLLEKYKDNRNMTAYILCREIDNIRSTMYRQTKFAEFEKAIHSKIEANEPLTLDVITKTYKNLLEIYFGGKLEIDDALCLECLRIPHFYSAFYVYQYATGVSAAISLAKKLMTEGEEQRKRYLGFLSLGGSVYPIDALKTAGVDMSEEKAVRTALEYFEELVERLRETLAD, encoded by the coding sequence ATGTCTGCTCTCAAAATACCTGAAAGAACAGAAATCAAGCACGAAGATAGATGGGATTTATCGCCGCTTTTCAGCTCAGATGATGAATGGAGCAAATTCTTTACTGAAATAGAAAACGGCATAAATGAGTATGAAGCATTTAAAGGAAAACTTGGAGCCTCATTCGAGATATTCAAAAAAGCCCTTGATTTCCACATGGATATTTCCCGCAAGGTTGACAAGGTTTTCACATATGCCCATCTGAGGCACGATGAAGAAAAGTCAGCGCCCAATTATGCCGGTTTTTTCCAGAAAGCCATGAATGTGGCGACCCGGGCAGCCCAGGCTGGAAGCTTCATGGAACCAGAAATCCAGGAAATTCCGGATGAGGATATTAATAACTGGATGACTGATCCATCAATTAAAAATTACTCATTCCATATTGAAAAAATAATACGCTGGAAGCCTCATACCCTGGACGCCAAAACCGAGGAACTCCTTGCAATGTCCGGTGAAATGGCAAGTTCAGCAAGGGAAATATTCGGGCAACTCGATGCGGTTGACATGAAATTCGGGACTATCAAAGACGGCCAGGGAAGGGAAAGAGAACTGAGCCACGGCAATTTTGTCACTTTCATGCAGGACCCTGACAGGGAAATCCGAAAAAAAGCTTTTCTCCAGTATTATGATGCTTACATAAATCATAAACATACAATCGCAGCTTCGCTTTCAGGCTCTGTCAAAAAGGACTGGTTCTATGCAAGGGTTAGAAAACACGAATCCTGTCTTAAATCAGCCCTGTTTTCAAATAATATTCCTGAGACTGTTTATGACAATCTCCTTGATGCAGTAAAAAAAGGAGTTCCTGCCCTTGTAAAGTATCTGGACATCAGAAGAAAAGCCCTGGGCCTCGAAAATCTTCATATGTACGATCTTTACATCCCGCTTGTTCCTGAGGTCGAATTCAACATGCCATACGACGAGGCCGTAAAAACCTGCATTCAGGCTCTTGCTCCGCTTGGCGAAGAATATACATCCGTTCTTGAAAAAGGCCTGACAAAAGGCTGGGTCGACAGATATGAAAACAAGGGCAAACAAACTGGCGCATATTCTTCAGGATGCTTTGATTCTCCGCCTTATATATTGATGAACTATGAACCAGGTAATATAAACAGCCTTTACACCCTGATCCATGAGGCAGGCCATTCAATGCACACATGGCTTGCAAACAAAACCCAGCCGTACTCAAATCACGGATACAGCATTTTCGTGGCTGAAGTAGCGTCAACCTTTAATGAAACCCTTCTAAGCGCATATCTTCTGGAAAAGTATAAAGATAACAGAAATATGACAGCATATATTCTGTGCAGGGAAATAGACAATATAAGATCAACAATGTACCGCCAGACAAAGTTCGCAGAATTTGAAAAGGCCATACATTCAAAGATAGAAGCAAACGAGCCTCTCACGCTCGATGTAATAACCAAGACTTACAAGAATCTCCTGGAAATATATTTTGGAGGAAAACTCGAAATTGACGATGCGCTTTGCCTCGAATGCCTGAGAATCCCGCATTTTTACTCTGCATTCTATGTTTATCAATACGCCACAGGAGTTTCAGCGGCAATATCCCTGGCAAAAAAGCTCATGACTGAAGGTGAGGAACAAAGAAAACGATATCTCGGATTTCTTTCGCTGGGAGGTTCCGTATATCCGATTGATGCTCTGAAAACAGCCGGAGTTGATATGTCAGAAGAAAAGGCCGTGAGAACCGCGCTGGAGTATTTTGAAGAGCTTGTGGAAAGACTTAGGGAAACACTGGCAGATTGA
- the ilvD gene encoding dihydroxy-acid dehydratase, whose translation MKSDLVKKGVERSPHRSLFKAMGYTDEEIRRPIIGIANSANEIIPGHAHLDKIVDAVKAGIYMAGGMPVEFGVIGVCDGIAMNHTGMHYSLGSRELIADSVEVVATAHAFDAIVMVPNCDKVVPGMLMAAARLDIPTIFISGGPMLAGVHPSKPGKKVDLITVFEAVGAVKSGKMTEAELLEIEDSACPTCGSCSGMFTANSMNCLTEAIGMGLPGNGTIPAVMAARIRLAKEAGMKIMELLEKDITPSKIMTKQAFNNALAVDMALGCSTNTVLHLPAIAMEAGIEIDLNIINEVSAKTPHLCSMSPGGTYHIQDLDAAGGIQGVMKTLSDAGRMDNSCLTVTGKNLGENLKSARVLDREVIRPLDNPYHEVGGLAVLFGNLAPEGCVVKQSAVRPEMMKHKGPARVFNSEDAASAAIMAGQIKSGDVVVIRFEGPMGGPGMREMLTPTSAIAGMGLDAEVALITDGRFSGGTRGAAIGHVSPEAMQDGPIGAVNEGDIISIDIPAKTITLEVGDAEIRKRISEMKKPEPKIKKGYMARYAKMVSSASKGAVMK comes from the coding sequence ATGAAAAGCGATCTGGTAAAAAAAGGTGTGGAGAGATCTCCTCACAGGTCCCTGTTCAAGGCAATGGGGTACACTGATGAAGAGATAAGACGGCCGATTATCGGCATAGCCAACTCGGCAAACGAGATCATCCCTGGTCATGCACATCTTGACAAGATAGTCGATGCGGTCAAGGCTGGTATATACATGGCCGGAGGCATGCCTGTGGAGTTCGGAGTGATCGGGGTCTGTGACGGCATAGCCATGAATCATACAGGCATGCATTATTCGCTTGGAAGCCGTGAACTCATAGCTGATTCAGTCGAGGTGGTTGCGACTGCCCACGCCTTTGACGCAATAGTAATGGTTCCCAATTGCGACAAGGTAGTGCCAGGAATGCTTATGGCAGCTGCAAGGCTCGATATTCCGACAATATTTATAAGCGGCGGTCCTATGCTTGCTGGGGTTCATCCTTCCAAACCAGGCAAAAAAGTCGATCTTATTACAGTATTTGAGGCGGTCGGAGCAGTCAAGTCCGGTAAAATGACCGAGGCTGAACTACTTGAAATAGAAGACTCCGCATGCCCGACCTGTGGCTCATGTTCAGGAATGTTTACCGCAAATTCCATGAACTGTCTCACAGAAGCGATAGGTATGGGACTCCCTGGGAATGGCACAATACCTGCTGTAATGGCTGCAAGAATAAGACTGGCCAAAGAAGCAGGAATGAAGATTATGGAGCTTCTTGAAAAAGATATAACTCCTTCGAAAATAATGACAAAGCAGGCTTTCAACAATGCTCTGGCAGTTGACATGGCACTTGGCTGCTCGACAAATACAGTTCTGCATCTGCCGGCCATAGCAATGGAAGCAGGTATTGAAATAGATCTTAACATAATAAATGAAGTCAGCGCCAAGACTCCGCATCTTTGCTCCATGAGTCCCGGAGGAACCTATCATATTCAGGATCTCGATGCTGCCGGAGGAATTCAGGGCGTTATGAAGACTCTTTCAGATGCTGGACGAATGGATAACTCCTGTCTGACAGTAACAGGGAAGAATCTTGGAGAAAATCTCAAGTCAGCAAGGGTTCTTGACAGGGAAGTGATAAGGCCACTTGATAATCCATATCATGAAGTCGGCGGCCTTGCCGTTCTTTTTGGGAATCTTGCTCCTGAAGGCTGTGTTGTCAAGCAGTCTGCGGTTCGCCCGGAAATGATGAAGCACAAGGGGCCTGCGAGGGTCTTTAATTCCGAGGACGCGGCAAGCGCTGCCATCATGGCTGGTCAGATCAAAAGCGGTGATGTTGTAGTGATAAGATTCGAAGGCCCCATGGGAGGCCCCGGTATGCGCGAGATGCTGACCCCGACTTCCGCCATTGCAGGTATGGGACTCGACGCAGAAGTGGCGCTCATAACAGACGGAAGATTCTCAGGTGGTACAAGGGGTGCAGCCATCGGTCACGTTTCGCCTGAAGCAATGCAGGACGGCCCGATTGGAGCTGTCAATGAAGGAGATATCATCTCAATCGATATACCTGCAAAGACCATAACTCTTGAAGTGGGGGATGCCGAAATCAGAAAGAGAATTTCTGAAATGAAGAAGCCTGAGCCCAAGATAAAAAAAGGATATATGGCAAGGTATGCGAAAATGGTGTCATCTGCAAGCAAGGGTGCTGTGATGAAATAG
- the hpt gene encoding hypoxanthine phosphoribosyltransferase — MPELVPVVTEKEIEKRVQEIADELSELYKDKNLILIGALKGCFIFMADLARKLKVPATIDFIAASSYGDSDVSSGEVKITKPLSLDIAGKDVLIIEDIVDSGTTLSYLKDYLSSMKPASLRICALIDKPERRKTEIKIDFTGHVVEEGFLVGYGLDYAEQYRHLPAIYHLKF, encoded by the coding sequence ATGCCAGAACTTGTCCCTGTAGTAACTGAAAAAGAAATTGAAAAAAGAGTGCAAGAAATAGCAGATGAGCTTTCTGAATTATATAAGGATAAAAACCTTATTCTTATTGGTGCTCTTAAAGGCTGCTTCATTTTCATGGCCGATCTTGCCAGAAAACTGAAGGTTCCTGCAACCATTGATTTCATCGCGGCTTCCAGCTACGGTGATTCTGACGTATCTTCAGGAGAGGTGAAAATAACCAAGCCTTTAAGCCTTGATATTGCTGGCAAGGATGTCCTCATAATTGAGGACATTGTAGATTCAGGCACTACCTTGTCATACCTTAAAGATTATCTATCTTCCATGAAGCCGGCATCACTTAGAATATGTGCTCTTATTGACAAACCGGAACGCAGAAAAACAGAAATAAAGATAGATTTCACCGGCCATGTCGTGGAAGAAGGTTTTCTTGTAGGTTACGGTTTAGATTACGCAGAGCAGTACAGACATCTTCCAGCCATTTATCATTTAAAATTTTAA
- a CDS encoding radical SAM protein, with protein sequence MSFIPENWAKFENSGFSIYLHRHRASWFVPNNSGSFVIERFSSEKKDGLCAEECRLIKRLPDSSYEKYEGREHYLKTDEIRELWLHITDNCNLECSHCLFSSSPESRASISFSAIKDFINEAFSLGCRMFVLTGGEPFVHPDILNIIRFVTDLQDCHVAVLTNGILKEKMLLAKKISPERVHFQISLDGLKDSHDNIRGDGSFDRTMSTIGELRKEGFAYTLSMCVTESNYKEMPVMVQLASDCGAENLHFMWYFVKGRGDNFGFADPSEIYPLLQESAEKAGELSVNIDNISELKNRIFSPQGTIHDGSGAAWNTLAIGPDLMLYPSAASIGNKELGVSMEHGLESAWKNAPIMKEIRVATMASLDDPFRFILGGGDFDHSYTSSGRYTGADPYYQMHMMLAVWLIARTAEKYSNMNIPGLALKMGDILETCGEHGSVTLCHSNCLLDVASTDVRSSVASFYAKAASADSEDILNPVCYSDEYIEHIPKKYRFRGYGCGSPVTDADIKEGENVVDLGSGRGIECFIAAKLSGENGRVTGIDMLDPMLEIARQGAVEVVGKLGFDNLDFRKGFLESLPVPEKSTDVVISNCVLNLSPDKRRTFSEIFRILKSGGRLVVSDVVCDEEPDPSVRNDEKLRGECIAGAMTQKDLVGILHESGFESVRLIRRFPYRNVSGHDFFSLTFSAIKPSKGPKESGVAVIYRGPFVSVITSAGTVLHAGIKTFMDSTEAKGLGEDVFVLDDHGSVSNFFWGESSCCCSTSSESEVSCCSGSVSSISCCDAEQPRHMAGCMVCGEVLYYSVGFMKESACSYCGKKEHSSVTCRNGHFVCDSCHAADGLDFIRRYLTSTDEKDLVLMFDTIKSHKSIPMHGPEHHALVAGIIVAAYLNTVARKDESMILEAVERASKIAGGSCGYSGVCGAASGAGTGFAIILGSSPVNPSGRKAVQSIVHEILGEIASFEAARCCQRDGWIALKKSAEISQKFLNVTLLADHVISCKQCGDNQECISDKCPLFN encoded by the coding sequence ATGTCATTCATCCCCGAAAACTGGGCAAAATTTGAAAATTCAGGGTTTAGTATTTATCTGCACAGGCATAGGGCTTCCTGGTTTGTTCCCAATAATTCCGGAAGTTTTGTTATTGAAAGATTCTCTTCTGAAAAAAAAGACGGGCTTTGCGCCGAAGAATGTCGGCTTATTAAAAGACTTCCTGACAGTTCTTACGAAAAATATGAAGGCAGGGAACATTATCTGAAAACCGATGAAATCAGAGAATTGTGGCTTCATATTACGGACAACTGCAACCTTGAATGCAGCCACTGCCTTTTTTCTTCTTCTCCTGAATCAAGGGCATCCATTTCATTTTCTGCAATAAAAGATTTTATTAATGAAGCCTTTTCGCTTGGATGCAGAATGTTTGTACTTACGGGAGGAGAGCCTTTTGTTCATCCTGATATTCTGAATATAATAAGATTTGTGACAGATCTTCAGGATTGCCATGTGGCGGTTTTGACCAATGGCATTCTTAAAGAAAAAATGCTGCTGGCAAAGAAGATTTCTCCTGAAAGGGTTCATTTCCAGATCAGTCTGGATGGACTGAAGGATTCCCATGATAATATAAGGGGCGATGGCTCCTTTGACAGAACCATGTCAACCATTGGAGAGCTTAGAAAAGAAGGTTTCGCATATACCCTTTCGATGTGTGTGACTGAATCAAATTATAAGGAAATGCCCGTAATGGTTCAGCTGGCTTCAGACTGCGGAGCCGAAAATCTTCATTTCATGTGGTATTTTGTGAAGGGCAGGGGAGATAATTTCGGATTTGCAGATCCTTCTGAAATTTATCCTTTACTCCAGGAATCAGCTGAAAAAGCAGGGGAGTTGTCCGTAAATATAGATAATATTTCTGAATTAAAAAACCGTATTTTCTCTCCACAAGGAACAATACACGATGGAAGCGGGGCAGCTTGGAACACTCTTGCCATCGGCCCTGATCTCATGCTTTATCCGTCTGCGGCTTCCATAGGGAATAAGGAGCTTGGCGTAAGCATGGAACACGGCCTTGAGTCTGCATGGAAAAATGCTCCAATCATGAAAGAGATCAGGGTTGCGACTATGGCTTCCCTTGATGATCCTTTCAGATTCATTCTTGGAGGAGGGGATTTTGATCACAGCTATACTTCATCGGGCAGGTATACAGGCGCAGATCCATACTATCAGATGCACATGATGCTTGCTGTCTGGCTGATTGCAAGAACAGCTGAAAAATACTCAAATATGAACATTCCTGGTCTTGCCCTTAAAATGGGAGATATTCTCGAAACCTGCGGAGAACATGGAAGCGTAACTCTTTGTCATTCAAACTGCCTTCTGGATGTCGCTTCTACTGATGTAAGGTCGTCTGTTGCATCTTTTTATGCAAAAGCCGCCTCAGCCGATTCCGAGGATATTCTGAATCCTGTATGCTATTCAGATGAATATATTGAACATATCCCAAAAAAATACAGATTCAGGGGCTACGGCTGCGGAAGCCCGGTTACTGACGCTGATATTAAAGAAGGTGAAAATGTCGTCGATCTTGGTTCAGGACGGGGTATCGAGTGCTTTATTGCCGCAAAGCTTTCAGGTGAAAATGGCAGGGTAACCGGAATAGACATGCTTGATCCCATGCTTGAAATTGCAAGACAGGGAGCAGTTGAAGTAGTCGGGAAACTTGGATTTGACAACCTTGATTTCAGAAAAGGATTTCTTGAAAGCCTGCCTGTCCCAGAAAAAAGCACTGATGTTGTTATATCAAACTGCGTGCTGAATCTCTCCCCTGACAAACGCAGAACTTTTTCAGAGATTTTCCGGATTTTAAAATCAGGCGGCAGGCTTGTCGTGTCTGATGTCGTCTGTGATGAAGAACCTGATCCATCAGTAAGAAATGATGAAAAGCTGCGCGGGGAATGCATAGCAGGAGCCATGACCCAGAAGGATCTTGTGGGCATTTTGCATGAATCAGGATTTGAGTCTGTCAGGCTTATCAGGAGGTTTCCATACAGAAATGTGTCTGGTCATGATTTTTTTTCCCTTACTTTTTCTGCAATAAAACCGTCAAAAGGACCAAAAGAATCAGGCGTGGCTGTTATTTACCGGGGGCCTTTTGTCTCGGTTATTACTTCTGCGGGTACGGTTCTTCATGCTGGCATAAAAACTTTTATGGATTCAACAGAAGCAAAAGGTCTCGGAGAAGATGTTTTTGTGCTTGATGATCATGGATCTGTCAGCAATTTTTTTTGGGGGGAATCATCCTGCTGCTGTTCGACTTCTTCCGAAAGCGAGGTTTCATGCTGCTCAGGTTCAGTTTCTTCAATTTCATGCTGTGATGCTGAACAGCCAAGGCATATGGCCGGATGCATGGTCTGCGGAGAGGTGTTGTATTATTCTGTGGGATTTATGAAGGAATCGGCATGTAGCTATTGCGGGAAGAAAGAGCATTCAAGCGTGACATGTAGAAACGGGCATTTTGTTTGTGACTCATGCCATGCCGCTGACGGCCTTGATTTTATCAGGCGCTATCTGACTTCCACAGATGAAAAAGACTTGGTCTTGATGTTTGATACAATTAAAAGTCATAAAAGCATTCCCATGCACGGGCCAGAACATCATGCGCTCGTGGCAGGAATCATTGTCGCGGCATATCTGAATACAGTTGCCAGAAAAGATGAATCAATGATCCTTGAGGCTGTGGAACGGGCTTCAAAAATTGCGGGCGGAAGCTGCGGGTATTCCGGGGTATGCGGCGCAGCATCTGGTGCTGGAACCGGATTTGCCATTATTCTTGGAAGCTCTCCTGTAAATCCTTCGGGAAGAAAGGCCGTACAAAGCATTGTTCATGAAATTCTTGGGGAAATCGCTTCTTTTGAGGCTGCTCGGTGCTGCCAGAGGGACGGATGGATTGCCCTTAAAAAATCTGCGGAAATATCCCAAAAATTTCTGAATGTAACGCTTTTGGCTGATCACGTGATTAGCTGTAAACAATGCGGCGATAATCAGGAATGTATTAGCGATAAATGTCCTCTCTTTAACTGA